DNA from Lactobacillus sp. ESL0791:
CAATTGCTAATCCTACCAGTGAAATACCCACAATTGGCATCTTCAGGTAAATTGCTAACACAAAGCCGATAATAATGTATGAAAAATAGTCTCTTGTTGGCAGATACTGCAGCAGCATTCCAATTCCGACAGCAGGCAAAATTCCTGCGGCAGTCTTTAGTCCACCGGAAAGCCACGCCGGAATGTAGTTAATAAAGCTGCCGACGATCTTCGGTCCCAAGACAACCGTCAGCAAAACCGGGATGCCGGAAACAAAACTGGTAAACAATGTAGCTAAATACTGCATCCAGTTAATCATGCGGTAATTACCTTGATTGGCATACTTTTCAGCTCTCTGCTGGCAGAAAATATTCGCAGACCATTTTAAGACATCCACCTGAACAATCAGTAATGCAATCGGAATTGCCAAAGCGATCCCAATTGCGGCCGATTGGTGAGTAGCAATGGTCAGGTAAGTTCCAATCAGAGCGGCAGTTTGGTAATCCGGAACCGAGGCACCGCCGAAACTGGTAATTCCCAAAGTCATCAGCTGCAATGTACCACCGATATAAAGACCGGTTTTGACATCACCCATGATTAAGCCAGCAATCAAACCGGCAACAACGGGCTGTGAAATTCCCAATTTAGGACCTTCCTTATCAAAGTTGATAATAAAGCCGTAAATGATAATTAGTATGTTACGTAAAAGCATTTTCTTCTCCTTTTCACAAAAGTAGCAAGAGCAAATTATCCAATATTTTTGAATATTCCTTGCCCTCCTTCTAAAAAGGAAATAGCAAATTGCATGCCAAGCTCTGGTAAACAATTTGCTATTTCTTTTAAATCATTGCTCTAAAGCGCTTTTACTGGCGCGGAAAAATAATTTGGTCAATATAAATTAACTCGGAAAGGGGTATTTTCACACTATAACTGTCTTTTATCACACTAAAAGCAGTTTCAATCTTCTGGAGTTCCTGTTTATGCTTTTGCGAAAATTCTTTCTCGAATTCCGGATCCAAATCATTGGTTTCTTTTCTGATTAATCGCTCAATTAAATAGCTGATATGCACATACAAGGTAAACTTTTGTTTATTCGACAGGGTCAACGAAAAAGTTCGTTCCAATTCCTGGATAAAAATAGTGATATTTTCAATTACCTTAGGCGCATCCAGGATCGTAACCGAATTGATTGTTCGTTCGAGTGAAAAATTTTTGACAAGGCTATCGGAAATAGCAGTAATTTCTTGCTCCGAAAAAATATTCTTCAACCAGCTCTTCAATTTGGCTGTGCCTGCATCAGACAAAATCTTTTCAAGCGAAATAAAATCCATCCCTTTTATCGCTGGATTTTCAGTTCCGATAATTCCCAAAACATCATACATTTTACCGATAGTGCGAACCTTGTGTTCATCTTTTAAAGCCTGATATTCATACGGAATAATCTTGATTTTCCTGTTAGTTGCTGGCAGACACCGTTCTAACATTCGGGCAAGGTGGGTGGCCGTGCCAATTCCAGAATAGCAAGTCGTCAAGATAACTTGCGGGCGGTTATTTTTCGGATAGGTTAATTTGATTTCCAGTTGGCTGGCTTGTTTAGCCAATTTTTCAATTTCCTTGAAACTGCGCTTTTTTAAAATGCTTTCGCCTACTTCCAGTGCAAGCGAAGTTGACACGTTATTCATTAATAAAATTGGCGCATTGAGCTGTCGCGGAAACAAAGTTTCAATTTCTTTTAGTGATCCCATGTCAACTAAAATAATCAGACCATGAGTAACGTCATTATTTTCACTGTAATCAATTATTTCATTGGCAATCTGCTTCGCACCGACATTAATCGGCATATCAAATGCGTCCAGAACATGGGTGTTAAGCAGGCGGTTGACCACATTGGCAATACTGCCTGCAGTCGCATAGCCATGAGCAATTACGATGGCCTTCTCCAGCCCTGTCTTTGTTATTATTTCCAGCTTATTCAGATAGATCGTCAAAAAAACATAATCAACTTCATCTAGTTCAATTTCAAGTGTATCTTTGATCAAATTGATTAATTTTGTAACGTAAGTATATACATCCGCATATTGTTCTTGAACTGTCCGCTTTAATCGCAGCAAAATCTGCCGATTAGCCATTTCATTTGTATTCCACTGAATTTTTTGGCGCTCAAATAAATAGTAGCTAATTGCATAAATTGCGTTGCCACTGACTTTTAACTGGTAAGCATTTTTCAATTGGTCAAACAAGCGCTTAACATTTTCAATGATATACGAGAGCAAAGGAAGCTGTTTGCTATTGCCTTTTTCAAATAACAGCGTGTCAAATAGCTGATAAACGATCTGCTTTAATTTAGATTCACACTTATGCAAATCATAATCACTTTGCGCATAAGTTTCAGTTAATTGCAGCAAACTGTTAAGAAAGATTTTCTTTTCCGGAAAATTTTGTGCGATCAAATCTTCTGTCAGTGTCTCATCAGTGATTACGCGCGGCTTCCCCGGATTCTGATACAACTCAAGTTTGCTGTTAGTTAATACGTCGGACGGCAGCTGATATGCTGTAAGCATTATCTCTTTTTTGTTTTGCTGTTCGGCATTTGCTTGGGCAATTGTCATCTTAATCGCATTCTTTAGGCTGCCGATATTGCCGGCAGGCTGATAATTGCCCAGCATCTCTACCACCTGATCACTGACCTTGAGTGTTTTTCCAATTTTCTTTTGCTCATTGTTAAGCAAAGTGTAAACCAAATTTCGCCGTTCCTCTTTTCCCCGCTTACTAAGCGGCGGCAAGGTTATTTTCACAGGAATCCTGCGCATAAAAGTGGTCAAAAAATTGGTATCCAAATCTTCTGTGGTCGCAAAGCACAAGCGGACATTAACTTTCTTGCCTTTTTTCGTTTCTCCCACAGGATAAACTAAGCCTTGATCCAAGTAGGTAAATAATTTTTCTTGACCCTTAGGACCCAAACGGTGAACTTCATCTAAAAATAAAATACCGCCATCTGCTTCAACAAAGGCACCTTGATGGTCACTGTCAGCACCGGTAAACGCACCCTTAGTGTAGCCAAACAGGCTGCTCGTCAGCAATTCGGGATTATCGGCATATTGGGCACAATTAATCGTAACAAACGGCGCTGAATGAGAAACTAACTTATGCGTACGGCAAAAACGATTAATCAAACTCACCAAATAACTTTTACCGGTTCCGCTCTCACCCGTGATCAACAGCGGCAACCCGCCGTTAGGGTATAAAATTGCTGCTCGGACGCGTTCAATACTTTCTTTTAAGCTGGGATTAATTTTAGTAAAAGTTTTTAAAATATCTTCCCGTTCATTTTGCTGCTGCACCTGCGCAGTTGACTGATAGACATTTTGCGGCAGTCGATAATTTACTTTTTCAAATTCTGCTTTATGGAAAAAATACACCGGCCGGGAATCAATCTTGACTAATTTTTGTTCGTTCGCAAGCTGGTTTAAATACACGCTGACGGTATTACGCTTTGCCTTTAATCTTTTAGCAATCCCACTGGCAGTATATTCCTCACCAAGATTTGCTAAATCAATTGTTTTAGTTTGCGTTTTAAGATAATTGAGAATTTCATTTTTGAGCATTGCAAGCCTCCGCTGCTATCAATCGCTTTCACCACTAATTCTAACGCTAAGTACTATCTTTTAATAAAATAATTGCAAAATTCGTTAACTTTTTCGCCTCTTAAAGCTAATCATTTGTAAAATTTTTTCAATTCTCCCGAAAAAATGTCAAACTGCTTTTATAAGCTATTGGTATTCTATGCAAACTAAAGTAAAATATTAATTGAGTTAAGTGGAGG
Protein-coding regions in this window:
- a CDS encoding PTS sugar transporter subunit IIC, with product MLLRNILIIIYGFIINFDKEGPKLGISQPVVAGLIAGLIMGDVKTGLYIGGTLQLMTLGITSFGGASVPDYQTAALIGTYLTIATHQSAAIGIALAIPIALLIVQVDVLKWSANIFCQQRAEKYANQGNYRMINWMQYLATLFTSFVSGIPVLLTVVLGPKIVGSFINYIPAWLSGGLKTAAGILPAVGIGMLLQYLPTRDYFSYIIIGFVLAIYLKMPIVGISLVGLAIALILYKNQTKGNNANQETVTGGSDEDE
- a CDS encoding sigma 54-interacting transcriptional regulator, coding for MLKNEILNYLKTQTKTIDLANLGEEYTASGIAKRLKAKRNTVSVYLNQLANEQKLVKIDSRPVYFFHKAEFEKVNYRLPQNVYQSTAQVQQQNEREDILKTFTKINPSLKESIERVRAAILYPNGGLPLLITGESGTGKSYLVSLINRFCRTHKLVSHSAPFVTINCAQYADNPELLTSSLFGYTKGAFTGADSDHQGAFVEADGGILFLDEVHRLGPKGQEKLFTYLDQGLVYPVGETKKGKKVNVRLCFATTEDLDTNFLTTFMRRIPVKITLPPLSKRGKEERRNLVYTLLNNEQKKIGKTLKVSDQVVEMLGNYQPAGNIGSLKNAIKMTIAQANAEQQNKKEIMLTAYQLPSDVLTNSKLELYQNPGKPRVITDETLTEDLIAQNFPEKKIFLNSLLQLTETYAQSDYDLHKCESKLKQIVYQLFDTLLFEKGNSKQLPLLSYIIENVKRLFDQLKNAYQLKVSGNAIYAISYYLFERQKIQWNTNEMANRQILLRLKRTVQEQYADVYTYVTKLINLIKDTLEIELDEVDYVFLTIYLNKLEIITKTGLEKAIVIAHGYATAGSIANVVNRLLNTHVLDAFDMPINVGAKQIANEIIDYSENNDVTHGLIILVDMGSLKEIETLFPRQLNAPILLMNNVSTSLALEVGESILKKRSFKEIEKLAKQASQLEIKLTYPKNNRPQVILTTCYSGIGTATHLARMLERCLPATNRKIKIIPYEYQALKDEHKVRTIGKMYDVLGIIGTENPAIKGMDFISLEKILSDAGTAKLKSWLKNIFSEQEITAISDSLVKNFSLERTINSVTILDAPKVIENITIFIQELERTFSLTLSNKQKFTLYVHISYLIERLIRKETNDLDPEFEKEFSQKHKQELQKIETAFSVIKDSYSVKIPLSELIYIDQIIFPRQ